A stretch of DNA from Sebastes umbrosus isolate fSebUmb1 chromosome 14, fSebUmb1.pri, whole genome shotgun sequence:
TATATTCTTATGCACACATACAAATCTGTATGAACATGcatatccaaacacacacaaacagtccaACAGTAAGACAACATGTCTACCTGCCCTCCTCCTGTTGGAAGATCTCTGTGATTCTCTCTTTATAAAGTCTCCATCCCAACATGGCAACAAGAGCGCTGGAAACCATCAAATGGAGATGAGCAACACGCCTCCAGGACAAAGTCTCTGCAAAAGAACAAATCAATGTACAAATCAGCTCTACAGTTTCTGGCACTGATGTTTTAGAGGTTAAGCTGTACAGTCAAGATACAGCCACTTGATGGTGCTATCAGCACTGAAAAAAAGTGTGGAAAACACAGGAAAGTACAAACTGGATACTCTCAGAAAGTAACAGAGTTCAAGGTCATTTATTAAGGATTTCATTCTAAATTAAAGATAAAGCATCTATTAAAAAAACTACCACAACAGATCCAAACTAATCTGTCTACCTGTCACATGGGGTTTAAAGCCAATAAATGCACACAGAACCGCAGGAACAGCATAACCAACCTGCAACAGAAACATAGTGTAAATAtaacaaaatcacaaaaaagacaaaaataatatatgcaaaaataattgTAATCTTATACCATCCATAATCCTGCATCTGGATCATTGATCTAAAGTAGATACATTTCTGGTTAATTATCATGATTTAAGAGGATATACATAAAGACTTGTATGATAAATTAAACCACTCACCTGTACATATGTTGCAAGAGAGAAGaataaagacatgaaaaagttgCAGACTCTCCAAATGACAGAAAGACATGAAACTTCCACCATTGTTGTTTGTAACCTTTCACTTCCCCGCCCGGGCCTACGGGATGTAAAGGTATACGAAATCAAACGCGCTGACCCAGTCCTTCTGGTGTGATAACACTGTGAGGGGTTCGTTTGATATTTATCTCGACTTCTGCGTGTTTACCTGCATGCTTAGACATTTAACCACAATTCACAAATTGTTTAATGTCTTTAACTCCCAAATAAGCAAAATATGACACCATACACCCCCTTTTATACGTCATCTACAGTAAAAGCCCACAGACGATCATTTTAGGAGGATGTTCTTTTATTTGTGTAATTATAGGTTGTATAACTGTCAGTACTACACCCAGGGATAAAGTCCTATAATcgtaatattgtgtttttatatgtcCTCTAACATAAGTATCTTCTCATGTGACAAAAAGACCCCTACCGGTCTGTTTTATTTAACTACGTTGGATTAAATCTTGGATGGTTTTCTGGCCTGGATGTCCCGTACAGCAAATCGAGCATACATGATCTAAGACCGCAGTGACGTCAAGGTACCCACAAGACAGACACTTGACTTCCGATGTTCccctacaaaataaaatcattattgaCTGTCAATTAAAGTTTTGTTCATGGCTtgtaataaaaatgattatCGGACAATCATTATAGTCCTAAACgtgagaaatgttttttttattatatttttttcccttcttctttattattttttttagctgcTTTGCTGCTGAACTGTGGAACAAACTTCCAGATGAGATCAAAGATGCACCAACAGTGGCCACTTTAAAATCTAGACTCAAGACCAAACTGTTCTCAGACGCTTtttttaattgatcaaatgctgcactttactgtcttttgattgtttttagtatccttttaatttttttcttttaacttatgcttttatttgtttttatctaatgcaatgtgtgctcttttatcttgctttaaatatgtaaagcactttgaattgcctttgtgtagtAAATATGATCAGTGGTGGAATgaaacaaagtacatttactcaagtaggcTACTATAAGTACAATTTTGGGGTACTTGTACTATGCTCGAGTActtccatttcatgctacttaatacttctactcgactacatttcagagggaaatattgtactattTACTTccctacatttatttgacaacattagttagtagttactttgcagattcagatagTTAatccaaaatataatcaacaaataatatatatgattataCACAGcagtataagataagataagataagataagatagtcctgtattagtcccgcagtggggacatttgcagtgtacagcagcaaaggggatagtgcaaaaaacaagatgcatcagctaacacagtaaaaaaaaagagctaaacaaagtgtaacaaaatatgaaccatttaaatagaaggaagtataaaaataggagcagtatatacagtattgtcaataaacagactattaacaaaattgcacaagtggaaaatgatattgcacagtgagaataaaatgaaattccacctgaaaatatcaggttaatgtcagtttttggtgtgtatgtggtctactgggagcagtgctggttgtggagtctaacagctgcaggaaggaaggagctTCGATagtgctccttcacacactttgggtggagcagcctgtcactgaaggagctctccagtgctgagatggtgtcctgcatggggtgggagtcattctccatcatggatgaccGCTTAGCCATCATCcaacaaataaagctgccttgccttgccttgccttacatttcagagggaaatattgtactattTACTTCCCTACATTAGTtagtagttactttgcagattcagatagttaatacaaaatataatcaacaaataatatatatgattataCACAGCAGTATATAAggtcatttaaattaattatttgactacctttttactaacatgttttgcattatggaactgtgatgctggaaacttgaatttccctcgggatcaataaagttactatctatctatggAGGATGGAGAGTCAAGAAAGGTGGCAAGTTGAGAGGCGTGTGTTTCATGCTGTTTTTCGTTTAGGAATCAGACAGTGAAGTAGATGACAGCTTAGATGACCTGGAGAAGCACCTGAGAGAGAAAGCCCTACGCTCCATGAGGAAGGCCCAATTGTCTCCATCACAGATGTCCTGAAAAACAACGAGGCTTTCTCACTTGTGAATTTTCCACTCACTCTTGATGTTTGTCATCAACCTGGTTCAGCTTTAGAATGTATAAATTGTTAAATCTTGAGTCTTTTCTACTATCtactattgtttttattttctaatctttaatgtttttataactgttttgatTATGtcttaaccctcctgttaccttcaaatttactaacatcttttatccttggggtcaatttgaccccagcaatttaaaccttcagaaaatgattataattaaaattgttacccaagtttatgtgtcagatactttatgtttgtttgttgactacctaaatagccctttaaataaaatcaatatcttcacggaaccatattttgccgcccccaaagtgtggggaaatatcaaagttctcGCGAGAATAATGTTTCCCCTCCCCCATGTCGTGTgaactatcagtggttctcgcactactacagttatggttatgttaggttagggccctaaagctttttgaagattataaagttgcatgttatagtgacctcaatatcatcca
This window harbors:
- the tmem220 gene encoding transmembrane protein 220 isoform X1, which produces MVEVSCLSVIWRVCNFFMSLFFSLATYVQINDPDAGLWMVGYAVPAVLCAFIGFKPHVTETLSWRRVAHLHLMVSSALVAMLGWRLYKERITEIFQQEEGREFSGLMLTVVWLLLCRHSGRAPVGMLRVSTAVAITVFPFVAWLYYYINKELRSNWPSHCKTAI
- the tmem220 gene encoding transmembrane protein 220 isoform X2, with amino-acid sequence MVEVSCLSVIWRVCNFFMSLFFSLATYVQVGYAVPAVLCAFIGFKPHVTETLSWRRVAHLHLMVSSALVAMLGWRLYKERITEIFQQEEGREFSGLMLTVVWLLLCRHSGRAPVGMLRVSTAVAITVFPFVAWLYYYINKELRSNWPSHCKTAI